The Candidatus Omnitrophota bacterium DNA segment GGAACAGCGATGCCGCAGCGGGGCAATTGCTGCAAAGCCTCGTTTCCTGGGCAGGCGTTGATCCCGAAATCGAGATCGAAGGCGGCCAAGGCGAATTGGATGCGCGGCTTCTCGAATCGGATAAGGGGCGCTTATTCATTGGAGTCAATTATTCCGAAACGGCGCAGGAAGTGAAATTCATCATGCCGTCTTCCTTCTCGGAGGATCATGCGATGAATCTCGAAAACGGCGAGATGGTTTCTTTGAGCGATGCGCTGGAGGGATGCGTTCTGACACACGCCTTTCAACCACGCGATGTTCTGGTATTGTTGTTACCAAAGGAGAGGATTAAATCCCAATCCTTTAGGTGAAGGCTTTAGTATAGAAAAACGATCTGTAGCAGTACAAGCATACCCGCTGTCAGAACTGGATTGCTGCCGCTTATCCATGCCCATTGTTGGATATTTCCGTCCATAAACAATTCCGTCAAATTAGGTTTAGCGGTTTGGTTAACAGCCATCCGTAATGATATGGCGGCAAATCGATGGGATCCTTGGTTTGAGATTGATAACCGACAGCTTCTGCCCAAACGCGGCATTGCTCCGGCCGAGGGCGTATTTCCATCGAGGGACCACGCGGCGTTGAGGGATCATAATTCCAATGAATAATTCCTAACTTTTTGCCCGGAACTAAAATTCTCCACGCTTCCCGCAGTAAGACATCGGGTTGCTCCGCATGGAGGATATTGAACAGCATAACATAATTGATGCTGCACTCAGGCAATCCCGTTCCTTCCTGCACAAAATCTCTTTGCATGCAGACAATGTTGGTCAGGTTATGGATGGCGGCTTTTTCCCGAGTGATTTGGATCATTTCCGGTTCAAGGTCAATGGCGAATAATTTCCCGGAAATGATTTGGGCGGCAGCGATCGAAAACGTCCCATATCCACAGCCGAATTCCGCCGCATTGCAACAATCCGATGTAAGTTCCATCTTATTCAAGATGGCTGCGGGATGGAAAAACGACTCCCACCAGGATTCTTCCGGCATTCCGCTTTCACGAATTTTCATGATAAGTTCGCTTTCTGTTTTGCTGCTATCAAATCGTTACGAGTTTGTCGGAATCGCGCACGATTTCGTATTGGTCTTTGAGGGTGGATAATGGGCAGATCTCCGACCCTTCGGAATGACGAAGTTTCAAGCAGGTTCCACAGGCAAGAAACTCTCCTCCGGCATCCAATACCTTTTGCGCCTGGGCTTTTACATCAAATTTTGCATCTTCAATCCGATCGATCTCCACGCCTTTTCCTGAGAGAAAAATTCGAACTTCATCCCCTTGTTGTAAACTGTAAAGAGCCAAACGCAATACATTATATACGGTTTCGGGATCTGTTTGAGATATAACGATGCCGAGTTTCATGATGATTTCTCCTGGGATTTTTTTGTTATGACAAATTGTATTTATGTTGATTCAATCCAGCGTTTTGTTCCTTCACAGATGGCGCTCAATAATTCAATATCGAAATGTTCAGCCCCTTTTTCAAATTGCCTTCCGTCATGATCCATCGCGTTTGTAACATGC contains these protein-coding regions:
- a CDS encoding class I SAM-dependent methyltransferase; amino-acid sequence: MKIRESGMPEESWWESFFHPAAILNKMELTSDCCNAAEFGCGYGTFSIAAAQIISGKLFAIDLEPEMIQITREKAAIHNLTNIVCMQRDFVQEGTGLPECSINYVMLFNILHAEQPDVLLREAWRILVPGKKLGIIHWNYDPSTPRGPSMEIRPRPEQCRVWAEAVGYQSQTKDPIDLPPYHYGWLLTKPLNLI
- a CDS encoding DsrE family protein, coding for MKLGIVISQTDPETVYNVLRLALYSLQQGDEVRIFLSGKGVEIDRIEDAKFDVKAQAQKVLDAGGEFLACGTCLKLRHSEGSEICPLSTLKDQYEIVRDSDKLVTI